The genome window TAGCCTCCATAGCCTCCATAGCCACCACCGTATCCGCTGTAGCCATAGGGATTGCCATACCCATAGTTGTATCCCGGATAGTATCCCGGATAGTTGTATCCCGGATAGTAAGAGCTGGGATACACGTGGATCACTTTGTGGTAACCAAAGCCAAAGGTTTCAGCCTTGTCCATGTCGTCCTTGTCCTCCACAGT of Anopheles cruzii unplaced genomic scaffold, idAnoCruzAS_RS32_06 scaffold04061_ctg1, whole genome shotgun sequence contains these proteins:
- the LOC128277121 gene encoding keratin-associated protein 19-2-like, which encodes VAAGVVDPRPSSNPAAPRPIERIVKREAVEPAEMKESTVEDKDDMDKAETFGFGYHKVIHVYPSSYYPGYNYPGYYPGYNYGYGNPYGYSGYGGGYGGYGGYYY